CCAGCTTGCCAGCCAGCGGACTGAGGCGGCCGCTCATCGGGACACCTCACGGAAGTCAGGAACAGCGGGCTGGCGCAGGCGGTAAGACGTGGTCATGCGTGGACGCATCCTGAGTCGACAGAAAGATCGACATTGACCCTCGCCGCGGCGCTGCGTGTCAATACCGCGGACTGCCGCAAGACGCGGCAAACGTTCACATGAAGTGAAATGCGTGCTGTGGGCCAGCCCGCGTTCAGCGCAACTGGCTGTCCTTGCTGCCGCGACGGTTGTAGCCGCTGAAGGCGGCCTCCTTGTCCTGCGCGGCCTGGCAGTTCACGCACAGGCGCACGCCGGGCACGGCGTCGCGGCGCGCCTCCGGAATCGGGGCGTCGCATTCTTCACAGTGAGTGAGTCCAGGGCCTTGCTGCAGGCGGCTGCGCGCACGCTTTACCGCGTCTTCCACGGTCGCGTCGATCTGGTCCTGTACGGCGCCATCGCCGGCCCAACCCGTTGCCATGACTGCTGCCTCCCGACACTGCTGGCGACCCCGAAACGCAGGGTCACGCGCAAATATGGGGACGCAAAGGGTTTTTTCCATCCCTTGGCCATGGCGGAACCACGACAAAGGTTCAGAATCGCTTGCGCAGGAAGTAGCGCGCGCCGCCCACCGGGTGATCGGGGATCTCGCCGAAGACCGTGTAGCCGAGTTTCTCGTAGAAGCCGCGCGCCTGGAATGCAAAGGTGTCCAGCCACGCGCCCACGCAACCGCGCTGCCGGGCGACGGCCTCGGCGCGCTGCATCAGCGCCGTGCCGACATCCTGCCCGCGCATCGATTCCGGCACGGCAAGCAGATCCACGTGCAGCCAGTCGAGCGCGGTCTCACCCCACAGCCCGCCAGCGACATGACCGTGCTCGTCGCGCAGGGCGATGACCAGCGGCTGGATGTCCAGCGCCGGGACTTTGCTGAGGTTGTAGGCACGCAACGGCGCGGCAATGGCTTCGCGGTCCGCCGAACCGGGTTCGGCGATTTCCACCAACTCAACGATCATGGGTGGACGGTTTCCGTGCTGCCCGATGCCTGCGGGGGCGCGCTGGAGGCGTTGCCGAGTTTGGCCAGGTCACCGCTACCGTCAAAGCCGCCGCCCAGGGCCTCGATCAGGCGAATGGAAATATCGGCCTGCTGGCTCTGCAGCAGGGCCAGGCGCTGCTGCGCGGTGAGCAGTTGCTGGCGGCTGGTGAGCGGCGTGAGTGGACCTCTCAGGCCACCCTTGTAGGCCTTGAGCGCGTCGTCCCAGCTCTTCTGCGCGTCGTCCACCGAGCGCTTTTCCAGCTCGATCTGCTGACGTACCGACGCCAGCGCGGACACCTGGTCCGACACGTCGTTGAGCGCGCTGATCAACAAGCCGTTGTAACGCGCCACCATCGCGTCGTATCCGGCATCCGCGGCCGCGAGGTGCGCGCGGCGACGGCCACCGTCGAAGATCGGCAGGCTCAGCGCGGGGCCAAAGGCATACTGCCGGGCCTGCAGCGACAGCACATTGGTGCTGGCACCCACGGCGACCAGCCCGGCGACGGCCGACACGCTGACGTTGGGCAGGAAATCCTTCTTGGCAGACTTGACGTCCTTGCTGGCGGCCTCGATTTCCCAGCGCGCGGCGACCAGGTCGGCTCGCCGGCCGAGTAGATCCACCGGAAGCTTGTCGGGCAGCACGGCCGGGCCACGATCGGCCATATGCGGGCGCTCGATGTCCAGGCCGCGATCCGGCCCCTGCCCCAGCAACACCGACAGGCTGCTGCGCGCGGCGTCGATGGCGCGATCAGCCGCCACCTTCTGCTGCTCGGCGCCAGCCACCTGCGAGTCGGCCAGGTGCTCCTGCTGCGGCGTGTCAAGGCCGCCCTTCACCAGCTTGCGCGTCACTTCCAGCGTGCGGCTGGCACGCTCCAGTTCGGCATCGGCCACGTCCTTGGTCGCGAAGGCATAACCCAGTTGCACATAGGCGCGCGCCACGTTCACGGACAGCTCGATGCGCGCGGCGTGCGCTTCGATTTCCACCGCGCGGCTGTGGCCAAGCGCACTTTCCCAGGCGGCACGCTTGCCGCCCCACAGGTCCAGATCCCAGGAGAAATCCGCGGTCAGCGACTTGCTCCAGGCAAACTTGCCCAGCACGTACTCCGGGTAGATCGGGTTCTTCTTCGACAGGTCGGCGCCCGTGATCGATGCATCGAAATTCGCCTGCGGCTTGCGACCTGCGTTGACGCCATCCGCGATGGCCTGCGCCTGACGCGCGCGCGCCTGCGCCTGCTCCAGGCTGGGGTTGTTCTTCAACGCCTCTTCGATCAAGGCGGTGAGCTGGGGGTCGCCATAGGCCACCCACCAGTCCTGCGCCGGCCATGCCGTGGGACTCAGCTGCACATCGGCAAGGCTGCGCTCGGACTTCAAGCTGCCAGGCTCGGTCATCGTGCCGGTGGTATGCAGGCCGCGGCTGGTGGCGCAACCGGCAAGGACAAGGCTGAGCGCGATGGCGGCGGGAAGAGTGAGGGAGCGCATGGCGGGGTTCCGGAAAGAAAACACAAAGGCACGCGACGCCACATGGCGATCATCGACGTAACGATGGACCGATACGGACGCCACGCAACGAACGGCAGCGCGCACCTGTGCGCCCATTATATCGCCGCCCTTCCGGGCCGCGCAGCGCGTGTGTGGCTCCAACATGCTCCACGCGGCCTCTACCATCGTCCAATTGCCAGTCGCATATTCACCATTTCGTGTACTTGGCGACACGGCCGCCGACGCTTAACCTCCACCGGCATCCGCGCGCCTTCCGAACGAGGCGCGGCAGCACATCACACAAGGAGTCCACGGTCATGTCCAAAGTCGCTTCCGCCAGCATCGTTTCGACGGGCAGCAACTATCTCCACCACGTCGAGGCCGGGCACTTCAAGCTCGACACCGACGAACCCGTCAAGCTGGGTGGCCAGGGTGCCGGGCCCGCGCCGTTCGACTACTACCTCGCCTCGCTCGCCGCATGCACCGCGATCACCCTGCGCATGTACGCCGAACGCAAGGGCTGGGATCTGGGTGAGTTCCGCGCGGAACTGCAACTGGACCGCGACGACGACGGACGCCTGCATGTCATGCGCACGCTGCATGCCTCGGCACCACTCACGGACGATCAGTGGAACCGCCTGCTCGAGATTGTCGCCAACACACCCGTGACCAAGGCGATGCGCGAAGGCGCAGAGATCAACAGCCGGCGCGGCGATTCACCTTCGGCAGCCTGATCTCGCCTCGTCGGCCCAAGCAGATGTGCTCGCATCGCAAGTACTTGCTTCTTCTCACAATGCGACGCCATTCACCGGAACGTCACCGGCTTCTATGCGAAAGTCCCTTCAGTGGAAACACGGGCGCGTCCGTTCCCAGGCTCGATGAGGGTGTAGCCCAATCGCTGTTCGCGGTGCCAGGAATGTCCGGGGATGCACTGGCCCAGTAGCCGATGCCCAGACCGGAAGTAAGGAAGGATGCTGCGCGACCATACCGCGCCGCCCGCAAGCCCCGGGGCCACGCAAGCCCGGGGAGCAACGGTAAACATGGGGAAGGACACAATGGGGGAAACGTACGCGCCGCGCACCTGGGGCCGCCATGTCTTCGTATGCATGGCCTACGCCATCAGCTATGCACTGCTGCGCGATATTTCCGTGTCGCACTGGAACTTGCCGGCCGGCCTGCGTATCGCCTGCCTGCTGCTGCTCCCTTCCCGCTACTGGCCTGCGCTGCTCGTCGGCGAGCTGATTCCCGTGGGCTATCACGCCTGGCATTGCGTCGATGATTTCGGCTGGCGTTGGTCGGTGCTGGCCGCCATGCCGCCGCTGCTGCCGCTCATGGCCCTGGTTGCATGGGTGCGACGGCACGCCCGACTGCTGCTGGGCGTGCACCAGGTCAATATGCCGATGTTGCTCGGAGTAATTTTCGCGGGTGCAACACTCACCGCGCTTGACGATGTCATCGTGGTAACCGCCGCACAGGTGCCGCTGGGAATGCCTGCGCCGCAGATCGATGCGCAGGTGGCGTTCGGCTACTTCCTTGGCAACTATCTTGGCGCGCTGGCGATTGCGCCATCCGCCATCGCCGTCTATCTGTGGCTGACTGACAAGACCTCCGCAACCATCGAGGCACCCTTGTGGCGCAGCCGCCTCGCCAAGGATGTCGTGGTCGGCGTGCTGACCTCGCTGCTGGTCCTGATGGGCCTGGTCTTCAGCAGTCAAGGCGACAGCATGCAGGTGTTCCGCATCGCCATGTTCCTGCCGGTGGTGTGGCTGACCTCACGCCATGGCTGGCAAGGCGCGGCACTCGGCGGCACGCTGGCGAGCGTGGCGGTCACCATGACCTCTTCCATCGTGCGTGACCCGGCAGTCATCCAGGCACAGGCACTGATCGCCTTCGCCATCACCACGCTGCTGATGCTCGGCTCGCGCATCGCGCAGCAGGCTGTCGCCAGCCACGAACAACACGCCGACACGCTGCGCGGCTTCCAGCTGGCCCAACAGGGGCTTTACCTCGAAGAACTGCGATTGCGGCAGGCGGCCGATGCGTTGGAAAACATCGGCCACACCATCCGCGAAAACCACAATCGCCTGCTGGACCGTCTTCGACATGTGCTCCCTACGAACGAAGGGCGCACGTACGAAAGACAGGTAGCCCTGGCGCAGCACGAGATGCACCGTCTGGCCAACGCCCTGTATCCGCGCGGATGGCGCGAGCGCGGCGTGCCGGCCACCTTGCGCGAAGGTCCGTTCGCGCAGGCCATCCACATGGCGGGCGCCACCTACGAATGCGAGCTGTCGGGCAGAGGCCTGAGCCAGCTTGCTCCCGACGTGCACATGGCGCTGTATCGCCTCGCCTGCGAAGTGCTGGTCCATGTACTGTCGCGCGGCCCCATGCAGCATATCCAGCTGCAACTGCGCGGCGGCCATACCCGCGGGCGGCGCTGGGTGGTCATGCGCCTGACGGGACACCGCGCCCCCGTGCTCAACCCCGGCCTACCCGAGCAGGCGGGTGACGAAGCATGGAAGCAGGCGATGACCCTGCTGGGCGCGAGTGGACTGGGCATCTCCTCCATCCGCGATCGCACCCATATCTACGGTGGCGACGTGCATCTTCGCGAGACCGGTCCGCTCGTCGGCGTCACCCTGCTCCTGCACGATTCGCTGCGGACATCGGTAACTCACCGGGGCACTCCGCGCTAGGAGCGCCCCGGCGTTGTTTCAACACGCCACCATTTACTGGAAGCGGGAGCTGCACTCGATTGGGTCGTGGCAGTCACCGGCCGCCACATACGTCGATGTCGTGCCATTGGCTTGCGGCGCCACCAGCACCTTCACCGAACTATCCTGGTAAACGATGTCCCCTGCCGTGCTGCCGGAAACCGCCAGCGGTTCCTCCGGCGTCGCCACGCGCGCCGCATCCGAACCCACAGGCAAGGTCAGGAAGTGGCCGCCGGAAGCAGCAAACGCCGCGCGCACCTTGCCACCCAGGTCGTTGATCTGCACATAGCGGACGCCATGGCGCTCGAACACGTAGACATGCCAATGCGGGCTGGCACTGACGTCCGCAGCGTTGGGCCAGGATTGCCCAAGCCCGGAGGCCGGCAGCGCGCCTTGCGCCATCGCGCCCATCGACGTCAATGACGCCACCAACATGCCTGCCGCAAACCACTGGCGAAAACGACGACCCGATGCATGGTGCATGTGTATTCCCTCCATAGTTGATCCCCTATTCCGAGATGCCCGATGGCACCGCTCCAGTTCGATCATCACTGGCCAGCACGGATGCGCGCGGCCAGACGAACGACTCTGCCCTAGTCACCGCATCGTGGTAAGTGCCTGCGGAGCGTTGACGCGCACGCTTTCCGGCCGCCGGGCGCATGGGGTTCACTGCTTTCACGAATCCATCACGCAGCTCCGCCCGTCGCTTCCGCCTGAACAAAAAGCGGAAGGGACGCTGCGCCGCCACTAAACCCTTCCGCGCGCACCTGCATCCGACCCGCTGCATGCGCGACCGCCGGTTGCGCCCCGATCCACCGAGGCGAGAATGAAATACGCATTGATCGTGCTGTGCTGCTTGGCCAGCCTGCTGGGAGCACCTGCCTTTGCCCAGGACACCGCACCCGGCGACATGAACGTGCACTGGGATCCCGGCGCCACCAGCTGCCCCACCCGTCCGACCCGCCCGCTGCAGGTGCATCGTTACGACCAGGACACCTACATCCTGCGCGAAAGCCTTTGCCAGACCTACGAAGGCCCGTTCGTCTACCTGCTCATCGGCCATGCGCGGGCGCTGCTCATCGACACTGGCGACGTGGCCGACGCCAACCAGATGCCGCTCGCGCGCACCGTGCTGGGACTGCTGCCCGTAGTGAACGGCAAACGGCTGCCGTTACTCGTCGCGCACACGCATGGCCATCTCGATCATCGTTCCGGCGATGCGCAGTTTGGCGGCGAACCCGACGTCACCGTCCTCGGCACCGACCTGCCGCACGTCATCGACGGCTTCGGTTTTCGCGACTGGCCCCATGACGTTGCCCATGTCGATCTTGGCGACCGCATCGTCGACGTGATTCCCACGCCCGGCCATTACCCCTCGCACGTATCGTTCTATGACGCCAGCGCAAGCCTGTTGTTCACCGGCGATTTCTACCTGCCCGGCCGCCTGATCATCGAGGACACCGACGCCGACCGCGCCAGCGCCAGGCGCATCAACGACTACGTGCGCGACCGCCCCGTCGCCCATGTGCTGGGCGGCCATATCGAGCTGGATCGCCAGGGACAGGTAGAGTCCATGGGCTCGAACTGGCATCCCGATGAAGCACCCCTATCGCTCAGCAAGGAGGATCTGGCGCAACTTCCGCAGGTGCTCGCGTCGTTCAACGGGTTCTATAGCCAGTCCGGCCGTTTCGTCATGTACAGCCAGACCCGCATGCTGCAGGCGGTTGCCACGCTGAGCATTCTTCTCCTGATCGTCATCGCCCTCTCCCTACGCTGGTGGTTCAGGCGCCGACGCGGCGTGCGCGCCCGCCAACTCCTTCCCACCTGAGCCGGAGTGCTCCATGCAAGCTTCGCTGCCATCGACGATGACCGAGATCTGTATCAGTACGCCCGGCAAGGCGGACGTACTGATTCCACGGGAGGCGGAGGTACCCCTGCCCAAGCCCGGCGAGGTGCTGATCCGCGTGCAGGCGGCGGGCGTGAACCGCCCTGACGTACTGCAACGCGAAGGCAGTTACCCCATCCCTCCCGGCGCCAATCCGGTGCCGGGGCTGGAGGTGGCCGGCACGGTGGCCGCCCTCGGCGAGGGCGTCACGACGCACGCCATCGGCGAGGATGTTTGCGCACTTACCAACGGTGGCGGTTACGCGGAATACGCCGCCGTGCCCGCCGGGCAGGTGCTGCCGTTGCCCAAGGGTGTCTCCATGGTGGAGGCGGCAGCGATTCCCGAAACCTTTTTCACGGTGTGGGCCAACCTGTTCCAGCTCGGGCACGCGCGCCGCGGCGAGGTGGCCCTGATCCATGGTGGCACCAGCGGCATCGGCACCACCGCACTCATGCTGTGCCGCGAGTTCGGCATCCGCGCTTTCGCCACCGCCGGCGGCAGGGAGAAATGCGAAGCCATCCGCGAGCTGGGCGGCGAAGCGATCAACTACCGGCAGGATTCGTTCGTAGAGGTGGTGCTGGCCAACACCGAGGGACGCGGTGCTGATGTGATCCTGGACATCATGGGCGCCTCGTACTTCGCGGACAACCTCGCCACGCTGGCCCGCGATGGCCGCTTGTTGTTGATTGGCTTCCTCGGTGGTGGCATCGCGGCGCACGTGAATCTGCAGACGATCATGGCCAAGCGCGCCATCGTCACCGGGTCGGCCATGCGCCCGCGCTCGTCCCAGGAAAAGGCGGCCATCGCCGCCTCGCTGCGTGAACAGGTGTGGCCGGTGCTCGCGCAAGGGCGATGCCTGCCGCTGATCCACGCAACCTACCCGCTGGCGCGTGCCGCGGATGCTCATCGCGAAATGGAAAGCAGCCAGCACATCGGCAAGATCGTGCTGACCGTCTGACCCGAGAAGGGGAATCGTCAGGCGGATGCCAGCTGGGGACCGGACGGAATCGGCGTATGCCCGTGGGCGGCTTCCAGCCATTCGTCCATCTGGCGGCGGGCCTCGCGGATCTGCATCTCACCGGTGGGGTGGCGGCGCAACTGGGCGCGCAACAACTCGACCTCTTGCTGAAGCAGTGCGTTCTGCTCGGTCAGCTCATCGCAGGCGCGGGCTAACAGATCGTTGTCGCGATCCCATTCCATAAAGGCACCGCCAGATCCCGGTTGGGGAATCTACGTTGCCCCCGGTGCCGTTAACCGGTCGTGAGGCTTTGGGTAAGACTTTCGCGCCGTCTTGAACCTGCACGGGTGTACGCTGCAGACATGCTCCAGACACATGCACAACTTGAGCAGATGCTGGACGCACTGGATGAATCTGTACCACGCCTGTTACAGAACAAGCCCGCCCCAGGCGACTTCTGGGCAAGCTTCCTGAGCATGGCCCAGACCATCCAGCAACGCGCCGAACCCGGTGAACACGGCTGGGTATGCGATCGCCTGGACGCCATCCAGGTCAAGCATCACCTGGTACCGCCCGCCGACCAGATCTGACGCCGCGCAACGCATGCCTCAGTGACACACCAGCACAGGCGTGTCGCAACTGAGCATCACCTTGTGCGTCACACTCCCCAGCAGCACTCGCTCCAGGCCGTCGAATCCGCGCGACCCCATCACGATCAGGTCGCACTTGTGCTTGGCCGCGGCGGCGACAATGGCGACGTAAGGCCGTAGGTCGAACACGAATTCCGTCTCGCACGGCACGCTCAACGCGCTGGCGCGCTGCACGACCTCGTCGAGGTAAGCCTGCGCGCGGGCCTTGGCCGCTTCGCTGTAACAGCCGCGATGCTGCAGCAGCTCGGACATGAAGGACACCGTGGACAACGGCGGCAGTACATGGATGCTGAATATCTTTGCCTCCAGCCTGGCGGCCAGGGCGATGCCGGTATCCACCGCCCTTAGCGTGTACTCGGAACCGTCCACCGGCAGAAGGATATGCTTGAACATGGCCTGGACTCCCGTGACTTCCCTGGGCCAAGTTTAGTCCCGTGGCGTTGCCATGACGTGCACGGACATGCACCGGACCCATCTTCCGTGCGGCGGATTGACGCCACGCGCCCGCCCGCCCCGGCGCCCGGCCTAAGCTGCCCCATGCGCGCCGTGACAGGCCATGCACGGACGACGCGTCACGCTTCCCTCGGCGTTGGCAAACGCCCCTTCCGCCGCCCTTGCGGCTTCATGCGAGGAACCCATGTTCAAACACGTCCTCATCCCCGTCGATGGCTCCGAACTTTCCATGCGCGCCGCGAAAACCGGCATCGAACAAGCTGCGCTGACCAAGGGCAAGGTCACCGCCATCCATGTGATATCGCCCTTCCAGACCATCGCCTACATGGGCGCCATCCTGGCCGCCACCGAGTTCGCCTACAACGAAGAAGCCAAGGCCAACGGCCAGCGCTATCTCGACCAGGTGAAAGCACTGGCCGACGCCGCCGGCGTACCGTTCGAGGGCGTCGCGGAGTTCGGCGACCAGCCGTACGAAACCATCGTGCAGGCCTGCAAGGACAGGCACGCGGACCTCATCGTCATGGGCTCCAACGGCTGGCGCGGCATGACGCGTCTGCTGCTGGGCAGCGAAACCCACAAGGTGCTCCTGCGCGCCGATGTACCCGTCCTGGTCTGCCATTGACCCAGGCTGCGCTCCTGACGCCATACCCCCAGGAACGCAGCCGTGCCTCACCACCTGACGATGGCCGTTCGGCCCCTCACGGCCCTCAAAGACTCAGCTTCAGGTCCGCCACGTACGTACGCTGCGGAAACGGGTGGTACAGGTAGTACTTCTGGTTGGTGACGTTGTCGATGCCGAACGACGCCGCCAGGTGCTCGTTGATCTGGTAGTGCGCACGCGCGTCGAATACCGTGAAGGTGTCGAACGCGCCGAACACATGCGGCGTGTTGTCGGTGTTGTCCAGTGTCGAGTACTGCCTGCCGCTGTAACGACCCGCGAGGGTGAACGCCCACGCCGCATCGGGGCGGTACGTCGCCATCGCCGTGGCTCGCCAACGCGGCACATAGGGCGCATGCTTGCCTTCCGAGGTGGTGCCCGCGGCGCTGGCGAAGCTGGTGTTCGAGAGGATGGTCGAATCGACGAAGGTCACGCTGGCGGACAGATCCAGTCCTTTCACCAGTGCGTTGCTCTTCTGCATCACCAGCTCGACGCCTCGATTGCGCAGCTTGCCCACGTTGCTCACGAACGTTACCGGCACGGCCACGTTCGGCAGGGTCGAGGTCTGCGATATCAAGGCATTCCGCGTGTTCTCCTGGAACAACGATACGCGCACCACGCCCTGGTCGATCGCATGCTCCACGGCCAGCTCGCCGCTGCGTGCGGTTTCCGGCTTCAGGTTGGGGTTGGGCACGCTGTAGGTCGAGCCCGTCTGCACCAGTTGATACAGTTCACCCACGGTGGGGAAGCGTATCGCCTTGGCCAGCGAGCCCGTGATGCGCCAGTCGGGTGCCAGGCTCCACTGCAGCGTAGCCTTGGGCGAGAAACCATCGGCCTTTTCCACCGGCTGTTGCACGGCCGTCTTGCCGCTGAAGTTGTAGCCGTCGCTCGCCTTCCACCATTCGTAACGGCCGCCCACGGTGAGCAGCCAGGCAGGTGCCAGCTTCCAGGCATCCTGCAACCACAACGCCTGCGTCTGCGTCTTGCCGCGGCCCGCCGAATACAGCGTAGTGAGGCTGTCCGTGTCCCGCCAATCGCTCAGGTTGGTGGTGGGGTTGTTGAGCTTGTACTCATCCGCGTGCGCACCGGCGGACACTTCGTGCGCCCCGCCGTAACCCTGCGGCCGCCAGATCCCGGTGGCATCGGCGGTGGACCATTGCGTGCCCCCGTAGCTCGCCAGACGGCCGTTGGTGGCCAGCCCCGTGCCACTGGTGACGCCGGCCGGCTGCCACTGATTGTCCTTGAGGAAAGCGTAATGCGTCACCACGAACGAAGCGTCGTAGTCACCCTTGGTATCCGACTTCAGAGACAGGCCCTGCATCAGGTGATGCGCGCTGAGCCGATAGGTGTTGCTGGCGAACCCGGCTACCTTGCCGTAGGTCGGATCACCGGCGGCATCCGCCAGGTACGTATCCGTGCGCGACTGGCCGTGGTTGCTCCAGTAGCCCACCAGATAGCTTGCCCTCCACTGGGGCGTGATGTCGTAGGTCAGCTCGCCGTTGAGATCCAGCATGCGCGTATGCAGCAGGCCGCCCGCGCCATAGACGTTCGCCACCTGGCCGGTCTTGTTCAGCGCCGGAATCGTGCCTCTGGTGCCGGCCGGCGTGTTGTTGCCCGTGATGATCGACAACGGCTGGCTGAAGCTGTTCATCGCGCTGGCGCCAAAGAACCAGCCCAGCTTGCCACTGCGCCCACCGGCCGTAAGGCTGGTCTGGCTGGTGCTGTAGTCGCCGTGCGTGCCGTACAGGTCGAAGGACTGTACCGCCTCGGTCTGCTTGATGGTTACCTCGGTCTTGTCGGGCATGCGCGTCACGATATGCATGACGCCACCCATCGCGTTGCCCGCATACGCGGCGGAATACGGCCCGTACATCATGTCGATGTGGTCGACAGCCTCCGGCGAGGTCATGCCCCAGCGCGGCGCACCGATGGTGTTGTTGTTGGCGATCAACGCCGAGATCGGGATGTCATCGATATACACCAGCGTGCGCGCACTGGAGTTGACGCCCCAGGTACGCGTGGCAAGCACCGGCTGCGTATCGCCGTAGTTGCGCTTGCGGACGAACAGGCTGGGCAGGTATTTCGCCGCGTCTTCCACGTCCACCAGGTTCACGGTGGCCTCGACCTGCTCGGCGGGCACGGATACCACCGTGGCGGGAAAGCCCGGCGCGACCAGCTTCTGCGTGGCGGCGGAAACCTTCACCGGATCCAGGCTGGTCACCGTCTTGTCGGCGGCCGCGGGTTCCGGCGGATCGTCAGGCCCGCCCTGGGCCATGGCGATGGATGAAGCAAGCAACGTGAGCGGCAGCCCAAGGGCCGCCCCACGCAAAAAGGAAAAGCGCATGACATGAATTCCAGACTGTCCAGCACCGCTGGGCGGCGCATGGCGAAGGCACGGCAGGCACGGGCAACAGGCGCACCCACGCGACTCCACGCGTGTTCACGCCCATACCCTGTGTCGCCGTCGAAAGCAGTCAGTGGCGCACGACGTGCACGCCAGGCTGCATGAGCGTCATCCCGGCAGGATGGACGGTGGCCCCCGCGGATTTGCGCTGAGCACTGGCTGTGCGTGCCACGACGCAGGCGTGGACATGGCCGGTGCGATCACCGGCAAGGGGGTCGCCAGAAGAAGGGCGACGACTCCGCCCGAAAGCAGCGGCGTGTGCGAAAGCAGCACGCAGTAGCCGCAGTGATCCAGATGCTGGGCAGGATCGCCCGGCATATCGGGCGCAGGGGGCGTGCCTGGCGTATGCACCATGCCGGGCATATCCGGCATACCGGGCATGGCAGGCATGGACGAATGGTCGCCACCTTGCCCCTGCATGGCGCTTGCGTACGCCGGAGCCCAGCCCGGGAGGGCGCGCGAAATGGTCGGCGCGGCCACGAGCAGCCACATGGCGGCGATAGCCAGCCACGCAACAAAGCGCCGTGATGTCCTGCGTCGGATCAAACGTTTCCCCAACCCTTGAGTGGGCTCCAGACATCATCGCATGAGCGGAGCGTTCTGGCACCGCCCGTCAGGTGCGGCGTGGCGTCGCCCCGCGTAACTCAGCCTGCCGCTTTCTTGATGAGCGATGCCAGCGTCGCCTCATCGGCCGCCGTCAGCGCCGTCAGTGCGAAGGCCGTGGGCCACATGTGGCCGTCGTCAAGCGTCGCCTCCTGCATGAAGCCAAAGGTCGCGTACCGCGTCTTGAATTTTTCCGCGCTCTGAAAAAAG
This genomic interval from Dyella japonica A8 contains the following:
- a CDS encoding TonB-dependent receptor, with amino-acid sequence MRFSFLRGAALGLPLTLLASSIAMAQGGPDDPPEPAAADKTVTSLDPVKVSAATQKLVAPGFPATVVSVPAEQVEATVNLVDVEDAAKYLPSLFVRKRNYGDTQPVLATRTWGVNSSARTLVYIDDIPISALIANNNTIGAPRWGMTSPEAVDHIDMMYGPYSAAYAGNAMGGVMHIVTRMPDKTEVTIKQTEAVQSFDLYGTHGDYSTSQTSLTAGGRSGKLGWFFGASAMNSFSQPLSIITGNNTPAGTRGTIPALNKTGQVANVYGAGGLLHTRMLDLNGELTYDITPQWRASYLVGYWSNHGQSRTDTYLADAAGDPTYGKVAGFASNTYRLSAHHLMQGLSLKSDTKGDYDASFVVTHYAFLKDNQWQPAGVTSGTGLATNGRLASYGGTQWSTADATGIWRPQGYGGAHEVSAGAHADEYKLNNPTTNLSDWRDTDSLTTLYSAGRGKTQTQALWLQDAWKLAPAWLLTVGGRYEWWKASDGYNFSGKTAVQQPVEKADGFSPKATLQWSLAPDWRITGSLAKAIRFPTVGELYQLVQTGSTYSVPNPNLKPETARSGELAVEHAIDQGVVRVSLFQENTRNALISQTSTLPNVAVPVTFVSNVGKLRNRGVELVMQKSNALVKGLDLSASVTFVDSTILSNTSFASAAGTTSEGKHAPYVPRWRATAMATYRPDAAWAFTLAGRYSGRQYSTLDNTDNTPHVFGAFDTFTVFDARAHYQINEHLAASFGIDNVTNQKYYLYHPFPQRTYVADLKLSL
- a CDS encoding DUF2946 domain-containing protein translates to MGKRLIRRRTSRRFVAWLAIAAMWLLVAAPTISRALPGWAPAYASAMQGQGGDHSSMPAMPGMPDMPGMVHTPGTPPAPDMPGDPAQHLDHCGYCVLLSHTPLLSGGVVALLLATPLPVIAPAMSTPASWHAQPVLSANPRGPPSILPG